One window from the genome of Haloprofundus halobius encodes:
- the argF gene encoding ornithine carbamoyltransferase, which translates to MAAASELETTNVLDIDDLSAAEVEAVLDRAAALKAGEDDVQFPQATLAMLFEKPSTRTRVSFETGMTKLGGHAVFLGPDDVHLGHGEPVKDTARALSGYVDVIMARLFDHADLEELAEYATVPVVNGLTDDAHPCQTLADLLTIRETFGGFDVDVAWVGDGNNVAQSFVLGCALAGVDLTVATPEGYGIDDAVLSRAVELGGEPETTTDPEAAVADADVVYTDVWVSMGQEGEREEKLAVFHGFQLDSDLLATTDAKVMHCLPAHRGEEITDEVLESERSLVWQQAENRLHAQNGLLAELLS; encoded by the coding sequence ATGGCCGCGGCGAGCGAACTGGAGACGACGAACGTCCTCGACATCGACGACCTCTCGGCCGCGGAGGTCGAGGCGGTCCTCGACCGCGCGGCGGCGCTCAAAGCGGGTGAAGACGACGTGCAGTTCCCGCAGGCGACGCTGGCGATGCTGTTCGAGAAGCCGAGTACCCGGACGAGAGTCTCCTTCGAGACGGGAATGACGAAACTCGGCGGCCACGCCGTCTTCCTCGGCCCCGACGACGTCCACCTCGGCCACGGCGAACCGGTCAAGGACACCGCCCGCGCGCTGTCGGGCTACGTCGACGTCATCATGGCTCGGCTGTTCGACCATGCGGACCTCGAAGAACTGGCGGAGTACGCCACCGTCCCGGTGGTCAACGGCCTCACCGACGACGCCCACCCGTGTCAGACGCTCGCGGACCTGCTGACGATTCGCGAGACGTTCGGCGGCTTCGACGTCGACGTCGCGTGGGTCGGCGACGGCAACAACGTCGCCCAGTCGTTCGTCCTCGGCTGTGCGCTCGCGGGTGTCGACCTCACGGTGGCGACACCGGAGGGCTACGGTATCGACGACGCGGTGCTCTCGCGTGCAGTAGAACTCGGCGGGGAGCCGGAGACGACGACCGACCCCGAAGCCGCCGTCGCCGACGCGGACGTGGTGTACACCGACGTGTGGGTGAGTATGGGCCAGGAGGGCGAACGCGAGGAGAAACTCGCGGTGTTCCACGGCTTCCAGCTCGATTCCGATCTGCTCGCGACCACCGACGCGAAGGTGATGCACTGTCTCCCCGCCCATCGCGGCGAGGAGATAACCGACGAGGTGCTCGAATCCGAGCGCTCGCTCGTCTGGCAGCAGGCCGAGAACCGCCTGCACGCCCAGAACGGGTTGTTGGCGGAACTACTGTCGTAG
- a CDS encoding [LysW]-lysine hydrolase, giving the protein MNAVSTAESDGAYHDALDTGGKQLLYDLVSTPSVSGDEADAAAVLVEFFETHDREVWVDEVGNVRAPADDSVLLTSHIDTVPGEVPVEVKDADDGPQLWGRGSVDATGPLAAMAAAAVETGVSFVGVVCEETDSRGARHLAETRDEPDAVVNGEPSGWDGITLGYRGFLAGTYVATSELGHSSRPENNAIQSAVDWWSRVADFFEAEESEGVFDTVTTKPTTFDGGPTEDGFAVEATVDVQFRVPPSLTIEDVREVAEGELTDGSVHWQEPIPPVMESPRTDVARAFRVAIRQTGGDPRLLRKTGTSDMNLFAGVWNCPMVTYGPGDSDLDHAPNEHLSLSEFDKSVSVLTTVAETLGGEA; this is encoded by the coding sequence ATGAACGCCGTCAGCACCGCCGAGAGCGACGGAGCCTATCACGACGCGCTCGACACCGGAGGCAAGCAACTGCTGTACGACCTCGTCTCGACGCCCTCGGTTTCGGGCGACGAGGCCGATGCGGCCGCGGTGCTCGTCGAGTTCTTCGAGACCCACGACCGCGAGGTGTGGGTCGACGAGGTCGGCAACGTTCGCGCGCCCGCCGACGATTCTGTCCTCCTCACGTCGCACATCGACACCGTGCCCGGCGAGGTGCCGGTCGAGGTGAAAGACGCCGACGACGGTCCCCAACTGTGGGGCCGCGGCAGCGTCGACGCGACGGGGCCGCTGGCGGCGATGGCCGCCGCCGCGGTCGAGACCGGCGTGAGCTTCGTCGGCGTCGTCTGCGAGGAGACCGACTCGCGCGGCGCGCGCCACCTCGCCGAAACCCGCGACGAACCCGACGCCGTCGTCAACGGCGAACCCAGCGGCTGGGACGGTATCACGCTCGGCTACCGCGGTTTCCTCGCGGGGACGTACGTTGCCACGAGCGAACTCGGCCACTCCTCGCGCCCGGAGAACAACGCCATCCAGTCGGCGGTCGACTGGTGGTCTCGTGTGGCCGATTTCTTCGAGGCCGAGGAGTCCGAGGGCGTCTTCGACACGGTGACGACCAAGCCCACCACGTTCGACGGCGGTCCCACCGAGGACGGCTTCGCCGTCGAGGCGACCGTCGACGTGCAGTTTCGCGTCCCGCCCAGCCTCACCATCGAGGACGTCCGCGAAGTCGCCGAGGGCGAACTCACCGACGGGAGCGTCCACTGGCAGGAACCGATTCCGCCCGTCATGGAGAGCCCCCGGACCGACGTGGCGCGGGCGTTCCGCGTCGCCATCCGCCAAACCGGTGGCGACCCTCGACTGCTCCGGAAGACCGGCACGAGCGACATGAACCTCTTCGCGGGTGTCTGGAACTGTCCGATGGTCACCTACGGCCCCGGCGACTCCGACCTCGACCACGCGCCGAACGAGCATCTCTCGCTTTCGGAGTTCGACAAGTCGGTGTCGGTGCTGACGACCGTCGCCGAGACGCTCGGAGGCGAGGCGTGA
- a CDS encoding aspartate aminotransferase family protein produces MSGFVFSEKPIRIQSGEGISLYAEDGTEYLDFGASYAVAATGHCHPKVVEAVQKQAGELLYVQGSYPVAARTELYEKLATLAPGDVSNVWLCNSGTEANEAAMKFARSATGRSKIVATKRGFHGRTLGALAMTWKQKYKKPFEPLAGGVEFVSYGDAEELADAVDDDTAAVFLEPVQGEGGVHPADTDYLQSAREITEETGAALVFDEIQTGVGRTGTLWACEAAGVTPDILTTAKGIASGLPLGATLCADWIAEECGDHGSTFSGGPVVCAAANATLDIVVEEDLPTHAGDVGAYLAESLETATEERDLPVRDVRGQGLMLGIEVKRGSNRILRDLALSEQILALPAGRSVVRLLPPLIVEQDDADRFVEAFTEVLG; encoded by the coding sequence GTGAGCGGCTTCGTCTTCTCGGAGAAACCTATCCGGATTCAGTCGGGCGAGGGCATCTCCCTCTACGCCGAGGACGGCACCGAGTACCTCGATTTCGGCGCGAGTTACGCCGTCGCCGCGACGGGTCACTGTCACCCGAAAGTCGTCGAGGCGGTCCAAAAGCAGGCGGGCGAACTGCTCTACGTGCAGGGCTCGTACCCCGTCGCCGCGCGCACCGAACTGTACGAGAAGCTCGCGACGCTCGCGCCCGGCGACGTCTCGAACGTCTGGCTCTGTAACTCCGGTACCGAGGCCAACGAGGCGGCGATGAAGTTCGCCCGCAGCGCCACCGGGCGCTCGAAGATCGTCGCCACGAAGCGCGGGTTCCACGGCCGGACGCTCGGCGCGCTCGCGATGACGTGGAAACAGAAGTACAAGAAGCCGTTCGAGCCGCTTGCCGGGGGCGTGGAGTTCGTCTCCTACGGCGACGCCGAGGAACTGGCCGACGCCGTCGACGACGACACGGCGGCAGTGTTCCTCGAACCCGTCCAGGGCGAAGGCGGCGTCCACCCCGCCGACACGGACTACCTGCAGTCGGCCCGCGAGATAACCGAGGAGACGGGCGCGGCGCTCGTCTTCGACGAGATTCAGACCGGCGTCGGACGGACGGGGACGCTGTGGGCCTGCGAGGCCGCGGGCGTGACGCCCGACATTCTCACGACGGCGAAAGGCATCGCCTCGGGCCTCCCGCTGGGCGCGACGCTTTGCGCGGACTGGATTGCCGAGGAGTGCGGCGACCACGGGTCGACCTTTTCCGGTGGACCGGTCGTCTGCGCGGCCGCTAACGCGACGCTCGACATCGTCGTCGAGGAGGACCTCCCGACGCACGCCGGCGACGTGGGCGCGTACCTCGCCGAGTCGCTCGAAACCGCGACCGAGGAGCGCGACCTGCCCGTCCGCGACGTGCGCGGACAGGGACTGATGCTCGGCATCGAAGTCAAGCGCGGCTCGAACCGCATCCTGCGCGACCTCGCGCTCTCCGAGCAGATTCTGGCGCTGCCCGCGGGTCGGTCGGTCGTCAGGCTGCTGCCGCCGCTTATCGTCGAACAGGACGACGCCGACCGTTTCGTCGAGGCGTTCACGGAGGTGCTCGGATGA
- a CDS encoding acetylglutamate/acetylaminoadipate kinase, with protein sequence MTQSTYTRDDLLAAHEQLVDNDCGTGDDQLYTDGGVTPIRTDGDDARQPPVVVKVGGAKAVDPAGAVSDVAHLVANGREVVVVHGGSTAVDETLEALGEEPTYVETPSGVVGRFTDERAMEVFSMVMPGKVNTDLTATLRNAGVDAVGLSGVDGGLLTGKRKSAVRVVENGKKKIKRGDHSGKIESVNGQLLETLLTGGYTPVVTVPMLGKEKDGSVTPVNADADRAAAAVAGALGAELVVLTDVSGIYEDPDDEATRIDSAATPEELTDVENAAEGFMTKKVMAAKEALTGGASAVVVSDANVNDPIVAALNGAGTRITPDALGEDAPGLDVADAALGGDSA encoded by the coding sequence ATGACACAGAGCACCTACACGCGCGACGACCTGCTCGCGGCCCACGAGCAGCTCGTCGACAACGACTGCGGCACAGGCGACGACCAACTGTACACCGACGGCGGCGTCACCCCGATTCGAACCGATGGAGACGACGCCCGACAGCCGCCGGTCGTCGTCAAAGTCGGCGGCGCGAAAGCCGTCGACCCCGCGGGCGCGGTGAGTGACGTAGCGCACCTCGTCGCAAATGGACGGGAAGTCGTCGTCGTCCACGGCGGCTCGACGGCCGTCGACGAGACGCTCGAGGCGCTCGGCGAGGAGCCGACCTACGTCGAGACGCCGTCGGGCGTCGTCGGCCGCTTCACCGACGAGCGCGCGATGGAGGTGTTCTCGATGGTGATGCCCGGCAAGGTCAACACCGATCTGACGGCGACGCTTCGTAACGCGGGCGTCGACGCGGTCGGCCTCTCCGGCGTCGACGGCGGTCTCCTGACGGGCAAGCGTAAATCGGCCGTCCGCGTCGTCGAAAATGGGAAAAAGAAGATCAAACGCGGCGACCACTCAGGCAAAATCGAGTCCGTCAACGGCCAACTCCTCGAAACGCTGCTCACGGGCGGCTACACGCCGGTCGTCACGGTCCCGATGCTCGGGAAGGAAAAAGACGGCTCCGTCACGCCCGTCAACGCCGACGCCGACCGCGCGGCCGCCGCCGTCGCGGGCGCGCTCGGTGCCGAACTCGTCGTCCTGACCGACGTCTCCGGCATTTACGAGGACCCCGACGACGAGGCGACGCGCATCGATTCGGCGGCGACGCCCGAGGAACTCACAGATGTAGAAAACGCCGCCGAGGGGTTCATGACGAAGAAGGTGATGGCGGCCAAGGAGGCGCTGACCGGCGGCGCGTCGGCCGTCGTCGTCTCCGACGCGAACGTCAACGACCCCATCGTCGCGGCGCTCAACGGCGCGGGGACGCGCATCACGCCCGACGCGCTCGGCGAGGACGCGCCCGGCCTCGACGTCGCGGACGCAGCGCTCGGAGGTGACTCCGCGTGA
- the argC gene encoding N-acetyl-gamma-glutamyl-phosphate reductase — translation MTLSATVVGGSGFTGGELLRLLAGHPEFEVAQATSRQYDRKTVGSVHPNLRELDLRFSSPEDLESVDVLFAATPHGVSMEHIDAFRDAADTVVDLSADFRLGSEEQYDEWYDGHVAPEYLDKSVYALPELTRDELPGADLIAAGGCNATATILGLKPLFDADILTGDEQVVVDVKVGSSEGGASSGKASSHAERSGVVRPYAPTGHRHEAEIEQFLGLSVSFTVHAVDMVRGASATCHVFPDSPVTKGDLWGAYRESYEDEPFMRMVAGGGGVYRYPEPKAVAGTNFGEVGFEVDPGNKRLVVFSAIDNMMKGSAGQAVHAANVALGLDETLGLEFTGLHPVGTP, via the coding sequence GTGACGCTTTCGGCGACTGTCGTCGGCGGCTCGGGCTTCACCGGCGGCGAACTGCTGCGCCTGCTCGCGGGCCACCCCGAGTTCGAGGTCGCGCAGGCGACGAGTCGGCAGTACGACCGCAAGACCGTCGGCTCGGTCCACCCCAACCTTCGGGAGCTGGACCTCCGTTTCAGTTCGCCCGAGGACCTCGAATCGGTCGACGTGCTGTTCGCGGCGACGCCCCACGGCGTCTCGATGGAGCACATCGACGCGTTTCGGGACGCGGCCGACACCGTCGTCGACCTCTCGGCGGACTTCCGCCTCGGGAGCGAGGAACAGTACGACGAGTGGTACGACGGCCACGTCGCGCCCGAGTACCTCGACAAATCCGTCTACGCGCTGCCCGAACTGACGCGCGACGAACTCCCCGGTGCGGACCTCATCGCCGCCGGGGGCTGTAACGCGACGGCGACGATTCTCGGCCTGAAACCGCTGTTCGACGCCGACATCTTGACCGGCGACGAGCAGGTCGTCGTCGACGTGAAAGTCGGTTCCTCGGAAGGCGGCGCGTCGTCCGGCAAAGCCTCCTCGCACGCCGAGCGCTCGGGCGTCGTCCGCCCGTACGCGCCGACCGGACACCGTCACGAGGCCGAGATCGAGCAGTTCCTCGGTCTCTCGGTGTCGTTCACCGTCCACGCGGTGGACATGGTGCGCGGGGCGTCGGCGACGTGTCACGTGTTCCCCGACTCGCCCGTCACGAAGGGCGACCTCTGGGGAGCGTACCGCGAGAGCTACGAGGACGAACCGTTCATGCGCATGGTCGCCGGCGGCGGGGGCGTCTACCGCTACCCCGAACCGAAGGCGGTCGCCGGGACGAACTTCGGCGAGGTCGGCTTCGAGGTCGACCCCGGAAACAAGCGCCTCGTCGTCTTCTCGGCCATCGACAACATGATGAAAGGCTCCGCCGGGCAGGCGGTCCACGCGGCGAACGTCGCGCTCGGACTCGACGAGACTCTTGGTTTAGAGTTCACCGGCCTGCACCCGGTCGGCACGCCCTGA
- the lysX gene encoding lysine biosynthesis protein LysX, which produces MQIGLLYSRIRKDEKLLLSELRERGHDVTKIDVRKHQFGLDGTTAPVDDLDVVVDRCLATSRSLYATRFIESYGVPVVNSPETAEICADKAKNSLALAEAGVPTPETKVAFTKESAMEAIEAFGYPCVLKPVVGSWGRLMAKIDSRSAAEAILEHKATLGHYEHKVFYVQEFVEKPGRDIRVLATDGEPVAAMTRSSEHWLTNAAKGGETEAFELDDEALELVEKASDAVGGGLLGVDLMETGDSYTVHEVNHTVEFKALNGTTDVDVPATVVDWLESKAAEKTAAEALA; this is translated from the coding sequence TTGCAGATAGGACTACTCTACTCGCGCATCCGCAAGGACGAGAAGCTCCTCCTCTCGGAGCTCCGTGAGCGCGGCCACGACGTCACCAAAATCGACGTCCGCAAGCACCAGTTCGGTCTCGACGGCACCACCGCGCCCGTCGACGACCTCGACGTCGTCGTCGACCGCTGTCTCGCTACCTCGCGCTCGCTGTACGCGACGCGTTTCATCGAGAGCTACGGCGTGCCCGTCGTCAACAGCCCTGAGACGGCCGAAATTTGCGCCGACAAGGCGAAGAACAGCCTCGCGCTCGCGGAGGCGGGCGTGCCTACGCCCGAGACGAAAGTCGCGTTCACGAAGGAGAGCGCGATGGAGGCCATCGAGGCGTTCGGCTACCCCTGCGTCCTCAAACCCGTCGTCGGCTCGTGGGGCCGCCTGATGGCGAAGATCGACTCCAGAAGCGCCGCCGAAGCGATCTTGGAGCACAAAGCCACCTTGGGCCACTACGAACACAAGGTGTTCTACGTCCAGGAGTTCGTCGAGAAACCCGGCCGCGACATCCGCGTGCTGGCGACCGACGGCGAGCCCGTCGCCGCGATGACGCGTTCCTCCGAACACTGGCTCACCAACGCCGCGAAAGGCGGCGAGACCGAAGCATTCGAGTTGGACGACGAGGCGCTCGAACTCGTCGAGAAGGCCAGCGACGCCGTCGGCGGCGGACTCCTCGGCGTCGACCTCATGGAGACCGGCGACTCCTACACCGTCCACGAAGTCAACCACACGGTCGAGTTCAAGGCGCTGAACGGGACGACGGACGTCGACGTCCCGGCCACCGTCGTCGACTGGCTGGAATCGAAGGCGGCCGAGAAGACGGCCGCGGAGGCGCTCGCGTGA
- the lysW gene encoding lysine biosynthesis protein LysW has protein sequence MTEAECAECGATLDLADDLETGEIIDCGTCGAELEVIDVNPPVLDRAPELEEDWGE, from the coding sequence ATGACCGAAGCAGAATGCGCCGAGTGCGGGGCCACGCTGGACCTCGCCGACGACCTCGAAACCGGAGAGATAATCGACTGCGGCACCTGCGGTGCGGAACTCGAAGTCATCGACGTCAACCCGCCGGTCCTCGACCGAGCTCCCGAGCTCGAAGAGGACTGGGGGGAGTAA
- the argH gene encoding argininosuccinate lyase has translation MTEESAGDVIRRDRFSGGPARDFLSSLAADERIFEADLAVDRAHVVMLAEQGIVDDGDAADILVALESVEDAGHAELPGGEDVHEAIEAAVIQRVGEDGGKMHTARSRNDEVATCIRYRLREDVLDAIEGTLALREALAGTAAEHTEAVMPGYTHLQPAQPVSVAHYLLSYEAAVTRDTARLLDAYGRINQSPLGGAAFAGTTFDIDRERTADLLSFDSVLGNSMDASSSRDFLAETLGALATHATTISGLAEDLIIFANKGYVDLSDDYSSTSSIMPQKKNPDTLELVRGTAGDAVGGLTGLLTNLKGLPRAYNRDLQLAHPHAFRAVDAVVNATDVAAGAVATATWNTEELAADAGDGFSTATGVADALATTGMPFRTAHEIVAAAAEEIDDEDDAATTAAKLDAAAEGVLGESLWTRVNRETVEAVLDPAESVATRDSLGGPAASAVETQLDEAGERFDADAESVTARRDALAEAAEQLQAEVDSYV, from the coding sequence ATGACGGAGGAGTCCGCAGGCGACGTCATCCGCCGCGACCGCTTCAGCGGCGGTCCCGCCCGCGACTTCCTCTCCAGCCTCGCGGCCGACGAACGCATCTTCGAGGCCGACCTCGCCGTCGACCGCGCGCACGTCGTGATGCTCGCCGAACAAGGCATCGTCGACGACGGTGACGCCGCCGACATCCTCGTCGCCCTCGAATCGGTCGAGGATGCGGGACACGCCGAACTCCCCGGCGGCGAGGACGTCCACGAGGCCATCGAAGCGGCCGTCATCCAGCGCGTCGGCGAAGACGGCGGGAAGATGCACACCGCCCGCAGTCGCAACGACGAGGTGGCGACCTGCATCCGCTACCGCCTGCGCGAGGACGTGCTCGACGCGATCGAGGGGACGCTCGCGCTGCGCGAAGCGCTCGCGGGAACCGCGGCCGAGCACACCGAGGCGGTGATGCCGGGCTACACGCACCTGCAACCCGCCCAACCCGTCAGCGTTGCCCACTACCTACTGTCGTACGAGGCGGCGGTCACCCGCGACACGGCCCGACTCCTCGACGCCTACGGCCGTATCAACCAGTCGCCGCTGGGCGGCGCGGCGTTCGCGGGCACGACGTTCGACATCGACCGCGAGCGCACCGCCGACCTGCTCAGCTTCGACTCCGTACTGGGGAATTCGATGGACGCCTCCTCGTCCCGCGACTTCCTCGCCGAGACGCTCGGCGCGCTCGCGACGCACGCGACGACCATCTCGGGACTCGCGGAGGACCTCATCATCTTCGCCAACAAAGGGTACGTCGATCTCTCGGACGACTACTCGTCGACCTCCTCGATTATGCCCCAGAAGAAGAACCCCGACACGCTCGAACTCGTCCGCGGCACCGCGGGCGACGCGGTCGGCGGTCTCACCGGCCTCCTGACGAACCTCAAGGGCCTCCCCCGCGCGTACAACCGCGACCTGCAACTGGCGCACCCGCACGCGTTCCGCGCCGTCGACGCCGTCGTCAACGCGACGGACGTCGCGGCGGGCGCAGTCGCCACCGCGACGTGGAACACGGAGGAACTGGCGGCGGACGCGGGCGACGGCTTCTCGACGGCGACGGGCGTCGCCGACGCGCTGGCGACGACGGGGATGCCGTTCCGCACGGCCCACGAGATCGTCGCCGCAGCAGCAGAAGAAATCGACGACGAGGACGACGCGGCAACGACTGCTGCAAAACTTGACGCGGCCGCAGAAGGGGTGTTAGGGGAGTCCCTCTGGACTCGCGTGAACCGCGAGACCGTCGAAGCCGTGCTCGACCCCGCCGAGAGCGTCGCCACTCGCGACTCGCTCGGCGGCCCCGCGGCGTCGGCGGTCGAGACACAACTCGACGAAGCTGGTGAACGCTTCGACGCGGACGCCGAGTCGGTCACCGCGCGTCGCGACGCGCTAGCCGAAGCAGCCGAACAACTGCAGGCGGAGGTCGACAGCTATGTCTGA
- a CDS encoding argininosuccinate synthase translates to MTRVALAFSGGLDTTVCVPLLEEEYGYDEVIGVTVDVGQPEEEFDEAEETAEALDLEHYVVDARAEFAEQCLDSVRANAEYQGYPLGTALARPVIAEAILDVAKEHGCEGIAHGCTGKGNDQLRFEAVWRASDLDVIAPVRELGLTREWEMEYAAEKELPVEGGNEGVWSIDTNLWSRSIEGGNLEDPNYVPPEDIYEWTDAPGSETELVEIEFENGYPVAVNGEEHEPLALIEHLNDLAGAYGVGRTDMMEDRMLGLKVRENYEHPAATVLLTAHEALEGLVLTKEERDFKTTIDNEWAQKGYEGLVDAPLMDSLNAYIDDSQQTVTGTVTVKLQGGQARPVARDSEYAVYSESAASFNTETVDGIEQADATGVAKYHGFQSRLANEVANNVEKPELAADGGATGDETNAESEEDN, encoded by the coding sequence ATGACACGCGTGGCACTCGCGTTTAGCGGCGGACTCGACACGACAGTATGTGTCCCGCTCCTCGAAGAGGAGTACGGGTACGACGAAGTAATCGGCGTCACAGTCGACGTCGGCCAACCCGAGGAGGAGTTCGACGAGGCCGAGGAGACGGCCGAGGCGTTGGACCTCGAACACTACGTCGTCGACGCGCGAGCCGAGTTCGCCGAACAGTGTCTCGACTCCGTCCGCGCGAACGCGGAGTACCAGGGCTACCCGCTCGGGACGGCGCTCGCGCGCCCGGTCATCGCCGAGGCCATCCTCGACGTGGCGAAGGAACACGGCTGCGAGGGCATCGCCCACGGCTGCACCGGCAAAGGCAACGACCAGCTCCGCTTCGAGGCGGTCTGGCGCGCCTCCGACCTCGACGTCATCGCCCCCGTGCGCGAACTCGGGCTCACCCGCGAGTGGGAGATGGAGTACGCCGCCGAGAAAGAACTCCCCGTCGAAGGAGGAAACGAGGGCGTCTGGTCCATCGACACCAACCTCTGGAGCCGCTCCATCGAGGGCGGAAACCTCGAAGACCCGAACTACGTCCCACCCGAAGATATCTACGAGTGGACCGACGCGCCCGGCAGCGAGACGGAACTCGTCGAAATCGAGTTCGAGAACGGGTATCCGGTCGCCGTAAACGGCGAAGAACATGAACCGCTCGCGCTCATCGAGCACCTCAACGACCTCGCGGGCGCGTACGGCGTCGGCCGCACCGACATGATGGAGGACCGCATGCTCGGCCTGAAGGTACGTGAGAACTACGAGCACCCCGCGGCAACCGTCCTGCTCACCGCGCACGAGGCGCTCGAAGGGCTCGTCCTCACCAAAGAGGAGCGCGACTTCAAGACGACCATCGACAACGAGTGGGCCCAGAAGGGCTACGAAGGTCTCGTCGACGCCCCGCTAATGGATTCGCTGAACGCGTACATCGACGACAGCCAACAGACCGTGACCGGCACGGTGACCGTCAAACTCCAGGGCGGCCAGGCCCGCCCGGTCGCGCGCGACAGCGAGTACGCAGTGTACTCCGAGTCGGCCGCCTCGTTCAACACCGAGACGGTCGACGGCATCGAACAGGCCGACGCGACGGGCGTCGCCAAGTACCACGGCTTCCAGTCGCGCCTCGCCAACGAGGTGGCGAACAACGTCGAGAAACCCGAACTCGCCGCCGACGGTGGCGCGACGGGCGACGAGACCAACGCCGAGAGCGAAGAGGACAACTGA